The Bacteroidales bacterium genome includes a region encoding these proteins:
- a CDS encoding PmoA family protein, whose protein sequence is MKKYLFIIALLLGFSGIYAQKAVISASQVGNRIDITVGNRFFTSYRFSPDEKYPFFFPVNAPTSGSGVTSMRNGEYPHHSSLFFGCDRVNGGNYWQEGLERGRIISIGAKILEAKGEKVVIEDECIWKRPDAPSPIIDRRKITITSPSKELYQLDFDIEMEMLIDVTILKTNHSLFSARIDPDLSVRQGGTMINSEGKQGEKGTFGVGSPWIDCYGTRKTGTEGIAIMQHPSNKWFPSPWFTRDYGFISPTPMYWPEDDKATVLKKGEKIQLRYRVIIHAGNSEEAKISQLYEQYKKE, encoded by the coding sequence ATGAAAAAGTATTTATTCATAATAGCTCTATTGCTGGGTTTTTCCGGAATATATGCCCAGAAAGCGGTTATCTCCGCATCTCAGGTCGGAAACAGGATCGACATCACTGTCGGCAACCGGTTTTTCACCAGCTACCGGTTCTCTCCGGACGAGAAATATCCCTTCTTCTTTCCTGTTAATGCACCCACATCGGGGAGTGGGGTCACATCTATGCGGAATGGTGAATATCCGCACCATAGTTCATTATTTTTCGGATGCGACAGGGTAAATGGCGGAAATTACTGGCAGGAAGGCCTGGAACGGGGACGTATTATTTCCATTGGAGCTAAGATATTGGAGGCCAAAGGAGAGAAAGTTGTGATTGAAGATGAATGTATCTGGAAGCGTCCCGATGCCCCATCCCCGATCATCGACCGAAGGAAAATAACCATCACCTCCCCTTCCAAAGAATTGTACCAACTGGATTTTGATATTGAAATGGAAATGCTGATAGACGTTACCATACTAAAGACCAATCATTCCCTTTTCAGCGCCCGGATCGATCCCGACCTCTCTGTAAGGCAGGGAGGAACCATGATCAACTCAGAAGGAAAACAGGGTGAAAAAGGAACATTCGGCGTAGGATCGCCCTGGATCGATTGCTATGGAACACGTAAAACCGGAACGGAAGGAATCGCTATTATGCAACACCCCTCCAATAAATGGTTCCCCTCTCCCTGGTTCACCCGTGATTACGGGTTTATATCACCTACACCCATGTATTGGCCGGAAGATGACAAGGCTACCGTATTGAAAAAGGGAGAAAAAATACAATTACGCTACCGGGTGATCATCCATGCGGGAAACAGCGAAGAGGCCAAAATCAGTCAATTGTATGAACAATATAAAAAAGAATGA